One stretch of Armigeres subalbatus isolate Guangzhou_Male chromosome 2, GZ_Asu_2, whole genome shotgun sequence DNA includes these proteins:
- the LOC134218335 gene encoding uncharacterized protein LOC134218335 has translation MITHWSYLLLATGLMAFASPAMAYIPKADIPGEELYNELADEVQKLHREELKLLQIMGNMAAKQQQDEEILQQELQKQQPPNGDEPLVEDAPAENPVKALNRLARLQEHPKALSYQKPREEKKSNHYMSLCHFKLCNMGRKRNTRYLSFWN, from the exons ATGATTACCCATTGGAGCTACCTGCTGCTAGCCACAGGATTAATGGCCTTTGCCAGCCCTGCCATGGCCTACATCCCGAAGGCGGACATCCCCGGCGAAGAGCTCTACAACGAGCTGGCCGATGAAGTTCAGAAACTGCACAGGGAAGAGTTGAAACTGTTGCAAATCATGGGCAACATGGCCGCCAAGCAGCAACAGGACGAGGAAATACTTCAGCAAGAGCTGCAAAAGCAGCAACCTCCAAACGGAGATGAACCACTGGTGGAAGACGCCCCGGCGGAGAACCCTGTCAAGGCGTTGAATCGGCTGGCAAGGCTACAGGAACATCCAAAAGCACTCAGCTACCAAAAACCTAGGGAGGAAAAGAAAAGCAATCATT ATATGTCGCTGTGCCATTTCAAACTTTGCAACATGGGTCGCAAAAGGAATACTCGATACTTGAGCTT CTGGaactaa